GCGTTCATCGTCGTCGGTCTCGTGCTCGCCGGCACCGTGGGGGTACTCGTCGGCATGGTGGTCGACGACCCCCTGCCCCCCGAGCTGTGCTGCGCGGCGTTGATCGTCGGAGTGGTCCTCGCCCAGGTCGCGGTGCTCCGCCGGCTCGGTCGGGCGCTCCCGACGGGGTGGCGGCCGTTCGTGGGGCTGGTCCGGCGTCGAGTGCCCGGCGTCGTGGTCGTCCCCGTCCTGCAGGCGGCGACGCTCGTCGCGGCAGGCGTCCTGCTCGTGCTCGCCGGCACGGGTGCCCCGGGGCTCGCGGATGGTGTGGCCGCAGCCGCGGCCGGAGGTGCGCTCGTCGCGGCCATGGGCACGGCGGGGTTCCTGGGACGCTGGTACGCGTGATCGGTCCCCGCGCGGCTGCGGCGGTGACCGGATGACGGACGGGAGGCGCGGTGCCAGCCGGCACCGCGCCTCCCATCCGTCTGCAGGTCGCGTCGAGGACGCGACCTGCCCGATCAGGCCGCGTCGTGGTCCGTCTGCAGGAACTCGACGAGGTCGTCGGCGGTCTTCTCGGCGTCGTCGCCCGACACCGTGAGGGTGACCTCGTCGCCGTTCTCGATGCCGAGGCCGAGCAGCGCGAGGATGCTGCCGGCGTTGCCGGACTTGTCGCCCTTCGCGATGGTGACCTGGTGGCCGGACGCGGTCACGGTCTGGACGAACAGGGACGCGGGGCGGGCGTGCAGGCCGGACGCGCTGGCGACGGTGACGGTGCGGGTGGCTTCGGACATCGAATGGACTCCTGTCGATGGGTGGTGGCGCTCATGGTAGCGAGCGTCGGGTGGGGCTGGTCCTGGCAGCGGTCAGGAACGACCGGGCCAGAACACCTCGGTGCCGGCGGCCTCGACCTCGCGGACGAGGTCGGCGTTGACGCCGGGGTCGGTGATGATCGTGTCGATCGCAGCGAGGGGTGCGACGCGGCCGAACTCCTCGCGGCCGAACTTCGTGTGGTCGGCGAGCAGGATGCTCCGCCGGGCCGACTTGATCATGGCGGACTTCACGGCGGCCTCCGCCATGTTGTGCGTCGTGAGGCCGCGCTCGGGCGTGATGCCGTTGATGCTGATGAACGCGACGTCGACGCTCACCATCCCGATGAGCTGGTGCGTCCACGTGCCGACGCCCGCGAGCGAGTCGCTGCGGATGTTGCCGCCGAGGAGGTGGAGGTCGAGGCCCTGCCGGTTCGCGACCGCCATCGCGACGGGCAGTGAGTGCGTCACGACGGTGAGGCCGCGGTCGGTGGGGAGCATCTCGGCGAGGCAGATGGTCGAGGTTCCGGCGTCGATCATGATCGAGCCGTTCTCGGGGAGCTCCTCGAGCGCCGCCTGGGCGATGACCATCTTCTCGGCCTGGTTGATGCCGCCGCGGTCGCCGACCCCGGGGTGCAGCGTGATCCGCTCGACGGGGATCGCGCCGCCGTGTGCCCGTCGGACCAGACCGCGGCGTTCGAGGCTCGTCAGGTCGCGGCGGATGGTCTCCGGCGTGACCTCGAGCAGTTCGGCGAGGTCCTTCACGTCGACCCGGCCCTGCGCCCGGGCCTGTTCCACGATGCGCTGGTGGCGCTCGGGTGCGTACATCGTGGGCCTCGTCGTCTCGTGCTGCTCGTGCGGGTGCTGGCGGATCGGGCCGGAACGGACACGCTCGGGCACGTCTCGATCCGGGACGCCCGATCCGTTCTGGTCACCAGACGCAAACGGGCATCTGTTTCTGCATTTTTATCCCCGGATGTGTTTGTTTGTCAACGAGGATCGATGTAGTGTGCTGCCAGTTGCACGACTGCACCACCGAACGCACCACCGCACCGCACCGCTCCACCGCGCGTGAGATGAAGGAGTCTCGAATGCCCGAACTGCTCGGCACCGGCGTCGGCCGTGGCGTCGCCCACGGACCGGTCCTCCGGATGGCAGACCCGCTCGGCGCCCCGTCGCAGGACGCGCTGGCCGGTTCGGCGGACGACGCGAAGCAGGCCGTGGCCGGCGCGCTCGCCGCGGTGGCCGAGGACCTCAACAAGCGCGGACAGCTCGCCGGCGGCGACGCCCAGGCCGTGCTCGAGGCCCAGGCGCTCATGGCGCAGGACCCGACGCTCCTCGACGACGTGCACGCCCGCATCGACGGCGGCACGAACGCCGAGCGTGCGGTGTTCGAGGCGTTCGGCCAGTTCCGCGACCTCCTCGTCCAGATGGGCGGGTACATGGGGGAGCGCGCAGCCGACCTCGACGACGTCGCCCAGCGCATCATCGCCAAGCTCCGCGGCGTCCCGGCACCCGGGGTCCCCGAGTCGGACACCCCCTTCGTGCTCGTCGCCCGCGACCTCGCGCCGGCCGACACCGCACTCCTCGACCTCGAGAAGGTGCTCGCCCTCGTCACGCGCGACGGCGGCCCGACCTCGCACACCGCGATCCTCGCCCGCGCGAAGGGCATCACCGCGATCGTCGGTGTGACCGGGGCGGACCAGCTCGTCGACGGCACCGAGGTCGTCGTCGACGCGGCCGCGGGCACGGTCGTCACCGACCCGTCCGCCGAACTCGTCGCCGAGGTCGAGCAGCGCATCGCCGACCGGCTCGCCGCCGCCGAGGCCCCCCTCACCGCCGGTGCCCTGGCCGACGGCCACACCGTGCCCCTGCTCGCGAACCTCGGCAGCCCCGCCGACGCCGCGGGTGCCGTCGCTCTCGGTGCGGAGGGCGTGGGGCTCTTCCGCACCGAGTTCCTCTTCCTCGACTCGCCGAAGGCCCCCACCGTGGCCGAGCAGCAGGAGTCCTACCGACGTCTGCTCGAGGCGTTCCCGGGGAAGAAGGTCGTCGTCCGCGCGCTCGACGCCGGTGCCGACAAGCCCCTGCCGTTCCTCACCGACAAGGACGAGGAGAACCCGGCGCTCGGTCGCCGTGGTCTCCGGGCCCTCCGGAACCACGAGGAGGTCCTGCGCGACCAGCTCACCGCCCTCGCGCAGGCCGACGCCGAGACCGAGGCCGACCTCTGGGTCATGGCCCCGATGGTCGCCGACGCCGAGGAGACCGAGTACTTCGTCGCCCTCGCCCGCGAACTCGGCATCCGGACCGCCGGCGTGATGGCCGAGGTGCCGTCGCTCGCGCTCATGGCCGAGCAGGTGTTCACCTCCGCCGACTTCGTGTCGATCGGCACGAACGACCTGACCCAGTACACGATGGCCGCCGACCGCATGCTCGGCACCGTCGCGTCCTACCAGGACCCGTGGCACCCCGCCGTGCTCCGGCTCGTCGCGCAGCTCGGTTCCGCCGGGGCAGACGCCGGCAAGGCCGTCGGCATCTGCGGCGAGGCCGCGGCCGACCCGCTCCTCGCCGTCGTCCTCGTCGGCCTGGGCGCCACCACCCTGTCCATGACCCCCGCGGCCCTCGCCGACGTGCGCGCCGAACTCGGCAAGCACACGCTCGACCAGGCCCGCGAGATGGCGAAGGCGGCACTCGCCGCGTCGACCGCAGCGGCTGCCAAGTCCGCCGCGGCCGCCGCGCACGCCGTCTAGCCCAGCACCACCGCAGCACAGCAGCACCCCCACCCCTCCACCACTGCAGCACCCATCACAGAAAGCCAGGCACATGACAACGTCGTCCGTTGCAGCGCCCGACGCTCCCGCGAAGTCGCGGGGCGGCGCACGCGTCGCCGTGCAGAAGTTCGGCACCTTCCTCTCCGGCATGGTCATGCCCAACATCGCGATCTTCATCGCGTGGGGCATCATCACGGCGTTCTTCATCGAGACCGGTTGGACGCCCGTCGGCATCCTCGGCGGCTTCGGTGAGACGAACGGCGTCGCCAACCCCGGCGTCGTCGGGCCGATCCTGACCTACCTCATCCCGCTCGCGATCGCGATCCAGGGCGGTCGCATGGTCTACGAGACCCGCGGTGCCGTCGTCGGCTCGATCTTCGCGATGGGCGTCATCCTCGGGGCCAACGGCACCGTGATGATCCTCGGCGCGATGATCTGCGGCCCGCTCGGCGCGTACATCATCAAGCAGGTCGACAAGATCTGGGACGGCAAGATCCGCCCGGGCTTCGAGATGCTCGTCAACAACTACGCGGCAGGCATCCTCGGGTTCGTGCTCGCCATGATCGGGTTCTTCTGGCTCGCCCCGATCTTCAAGGCCATCGCGAACGGCCTCGGCGCAGCGGTCGAGTTCCTCATCAACAACTCGCTGCTCCCGCTCGCCAGCGTGATCATCGAGCCCGCCAAGGTGTTCTTCCTCAACAACGCCATCAACCACGGCGTGCTCGACCAGCTCGGCGCGGCGCAGGTGAAGGAGTCGGGCAAGAGCATCCTGTTCCTGCTCGAGGCCAACCCGGGCCCGGGTCTCGGCATCCTGCTCGCCTTCACCTTCTTCGGTGTCGGCATCGCTCGCTCGACCGCTCCCGGCGCGATCATCATCCAGTTCCTCGGCGGCATCCACGAGATCTACTTCCCGTACGTGCTGCAGAAGCCGGTGCTCTTCATCGCCGTCATCCTCGGTGGCGCGACCGGTGTCGCCACCAACGTCGCGTTCCAGTCCGGCCTCGTCGCCCCGGCCTCGCCCGGATCGATCTTCGCCGTGATCGGATCGACCGCGAAGGACAGCTTCGTCGGCGTCATCCTGTCGGTCATCCTGTCGGCAGCCGTGTCGTTCGCCGTGGCGTCGTTCTTCCTCCTCGCCACCCGCAAGCGTGACCTCGCGAACGGCGGCGGCGACATGAGCGCTGCGATGGCGAAGCTCCAGGCCAACAAGGGCCGCGACGTCAACGCCGCGACCTCGGGTCTGCTCGGGAACAACGCCCCGGCCAACGAGGAAGAGGCCGAGGCCTCGCTCGGCGGCGTCGGTTCGGCGTCGACCGCCACGGCCACCCGCGTCGAGAACGTCGTGTTCGCCTGCGACGCCGGCATGGGCTCCAGCGCGATGGGCGCCAGCGTCCTCCGCAACAAGGTGAAGAAGGCGGGGATCGAGGGCGTCACGGTCGTCAACAAGGCGATCGCGAACCTCGACGGTACCGAGGACCTCATCATCACGCAGGAGGAGCTCACCGACCGTGCTCGGCAGAAGAACCCGGGGGCGCAGCACGTGTCCGTCGGCAACTTCATGAACGCGCCGCAGTACGACGAGGTCGTCGAACAGCTCAAGAACCAGTAAGCAAGTGCAGTATCGGAGGGGACGGGCCGCGGCTCGTCCCCTCCACACGTCCACGACGCCACGTCACGAAGCAAGGAGAACCCCGATGCCCGTCCTGCAGGAGAGCCAGATCCGGATCCACACCGAGGACACCGCGCCGACCAAGTCGGAGGCGATGAAGGAGGCTGCCGAGATCCTCGAGGCTGCGGGCGCGGTCACCGCGGACTACTACCCGGCGATGCTCGAGCGTGAGAAGAGCGTCTCGACGTACATGGGCAACTTCCTCGCCATCCCGCACGGCACGAACGACGCGAAGGATGCCATCAAGTCGTCGGCGCTCTCGTTCATCCGCTACGCCACCCCGATCGACTGGGACGGCAACCCCGTGCGCTTCGTCGTCGGCATCGCCGGCGTCAACAACGAGCACCTCGACATCCTCTCGAAGATCGCGATCGTGTTCTCCGACGAGGACGAGGTCCAGAAGCTGACCGACGCGCCCGACACCGCCGCGATCCTGTCGATCCTCGGCGAGGTCAACGAGTGAGCGAGCGCACCGCCGTCCACTTCGGCGCCGGCAACATCGGCCGCGGCTTCGTCGGCCTGCTCCTGCACGAGGCCGGCTACGAGGTCGTCTTCGCCGACGTCGCCGCACCGCTCATCGACGCCCTCGCCGCCGCCGACTCGTACACCGTGCACGAGGTCGGTGCCGACGCGAAGGACCACGAGGTCACCGGGTTCCGCGCACTGAACAGCGCGCAGGACGAGCCGGGCGTCGTCGCCGAGGTCGCCGCCGCAGACGTCGTCACCTGCGCCGTCGGCCCGAACGTGCTGAAGTTCATCGCGCCGGTGATCGCCGCGGGACTGCAGCAGCGCGACGCGGGTGCGCCGCCGCTCGCCGTGATGGCGTGCGAGAACGCGATCAACGCCACCGACCGCCTCCGCGAGTTCATCGTCGAGGCGCTGCCCGCCGAGTCCCGCGACCAGGCCCTCGCCAAGGCCGTCTTCGCGAACACGGCCGTCGACCGCATCGTCCCCGCACAGCCCGAGGGCGCCGGACTCGACGTCACGGTGGAGACCTACTTCGAGTGGGCCATCGACCGCACGCCGTTCAACGGGTCCGAGCCGGAGATCCCCGGTGCGCACTACGTCGACGGGCTCGCCGCGTCGATCGAGCGCAAGCTCTTCACGGTCAACACCGGCCACGCGACGGTCGCCTACCACGGGTACCTCGCCGGTGCGGACAAGATCGCCGACGCCATCTCGATCCCGGCGGTGCGGTCCGAGCTCGAGTCCGTCCTCGCCGAGACGAGCGACCTGCTCGTCCGTCGCCACGAGCTCGACCCCGAGGTGCACCGCGCCTACGTCGAGGCGATCATCGCCCGGTTCGAGAACCCGCACCTGCCCGACACGGTCACCCGGGTCGGCCGGCAGCCGCTCCGCAAGCTCTCCCGTGACGAGCGGTTCGTCTCGCCGGCCGCGGCCCTCGCCGAGGACGGCACCGAACCGACCGCGCTGCTCGACGCGATGGGTGCGGCACTCCGTTTCGACGTCGCGGACGACGAGCAGAGCGTCCAGCTCCAGGAGCTGCTGCGGTCCGACAAGGCGGACGGCGAGGTCGTCTCGGAGATCACCGGGCTCGACGAGCAGCACCCGCTGCACGCCGCGTTCGCGGACCGGGTGCGTCAGGCGCGCGCCTGACGACGTCCGCGTCTCCCAGACTGGAGGCACGGTGCCAGCTGGCACCGTGCCTCCAGTCCGTCTGTGGGGCGCGGCGCGTAGCGTCGGGCGCATGACGAAGCACTGGGTGGCACCGCGGTTCGGCGGCAGCGAGGTCCTCGAGTTCACCGACACCGAGGTGCCCGCGCCCGGCCCCGGCGAGGTCACCATCGCCGTCCGCGCCGCGGGCATGAACCCG
This is a stretch of genomic DNA from Curtobacterium sp. 458. It encodes these proteins:
- a CDS encoding HPr family phosphocarrier protein, with translation MSEATRTVTVASASGLHARPASLFVQTVTASGHQVTIAKGDKSGNAGSILALLGLGIENGDEVTLTVSGDDAEKTADDLVEFLQTDHDAA
- a CDS encoding DeoR/GlpR family DNA-binding transcription regulator → MYAPERHQRIVEQARAQGRVDVKDLAELLEVTPETIRRDLTSLERRGLVRRAHGGAIPVERITLHPGVGDRGGINQAEKMVIAQAALEELPENGSIMIDAGTSTICLAEMLPTDRGLTVVTHSLPVAMAVANRQGLDLHLLGGNIRSDSLAGVGTWTHQLIGMVSVDVAFISINGITPERGLTTHNMAEAAVKSAMIKSARRSILLADHTKFGREEFGRVAPLAAIDTIITDPGVNADLVREVEAAGTEVFWPGRS
- the ptsP gene encoding phosphoenolpyruvate--protein phosphotransferase — encoded protein: MPELLGTGVGRGVAHGPVLRMADPLGAPSQDALAGSADDAKQAVAGALAAVAEDLNKRGQLAGGDAQAVLEAQALMAQDPTLLDDVHARIDGGTNAERAVFEAFGQFRDLLVQMGGYMGERAADLDDVAQRIIAKLRGVPAPGVPESDTPFVLVARDLAPADTALLDLEKVLALVTRDGGPTSHTAILARAKGITAIVGVTGADQLVDGTEVVVDAAAGTVVTDPSAELVAEVEQRIADRLAAAEAPLTAGALADGHTVPLLANLGSPADAAGAVALGAEGVGLFRTEFLFLDSPKAPTVAEQQESYRRLLEAFPGKKVVVRALDAGADKPLPFLTDKDEENPALGRRGLRALRNHEEVLRDQLTALAQADAETEADLWVMAPMVADAEETEYFVALARELGIRTAGVMAEVPSLALMAEQVFTSADFVSIGTNDLTQYTMAADRMLGTVASYQDPWHPAVLRLVAQLGSAGADAGKAVGICGEAAADPLLAVVLVGLGATTLSMTPAALADVRAELGKHTLDQAREMAKAALAASTAAAAKSAAAAAHAV
- a CDS encoding PTS mannitol transporter subunit IICB, whose translation is MTTSSVAAPDAPAKSRGGARVAVQKFGTFLSGMVMPNIAIFIAWGIITAFFIETGWTPVGILGGFGETNGVANPGVVGPILTYLIPLAIAIQGGRMVYETRGAVVGSIFAMGVILGANGTVMILGAMICGPLGAYIIKQVDKIWDGKIRPGFEMLVNNYAAGILGFVLAMIGFFWLAPIFKAIANGLGAAVEFLINNSLLPLASVIIEPAKVFFLNNAINHGVLDQLGAAQVKESGKSILFLLEANPGPGLGILLAFTFFGVGIARSTAPGAIIIQFLGGIHEIYFPYVLQKPVLFIAVILGGATGVATNVAFQSGLVAPASPGSIFAVIGSTAKDSFVGVILSVILSAAVSFAVASFFLLATRKRDLANGGGDMSAAMAKLQANKGRDVNAATSGLLGNNAPANEEEAEASLGGVGSASTATATRVENVVFACDAGMGSSAMGASVLRNKVKKAGIEGVTVVNKAIANLDGTEDLIITQEELTDRARQKNPGAQHVSVGNFMNAPQYDEVVEQLKNQ
- a CDS encoding PTS sugar transporter subunit IIA, which encodes MPVLQESQIRIHTEDTAPTKSEAMKEAAEILEAAGAVTADYYPAMLEREKSVSTYMGNFLAIPHGTNDAKDAIKSSALSFIRYATPIDWDGNPVRFVVGIAGVNNEHLDILSKIAIVFSDEDEVQKLTDAPDTAAILSILGEVNE
- a CDS encoding mannitol-1-phosphate 5-dehydrogenase, yielding MSERTAVHFGAGNIGRGFVGLLLHEAGYEVVFADVAAPLIDALAAADSYTVHEVGADAKDHEVTGFRALNSAQDEPGVVAEVAAADVVTCAVGPNVLKFIAPVIAAGLQQRDAGAPPLAVMACENAINATDRLREFIVEALPAESRDQALAKAVFANTAVDRIVPAQPEGAGLDVTVETYFEWAIDRTPFNGSEPEIPGAHYVDGLAASIERKLFTVNTGHATVAYHGYLAGADKIADAISIPAVRSELESVLAETSDLLVRRHELDPEVHRAYVEAIIARFENPHLPDTVTRVGRQPLRKLSRDERFVSPAAALAEDGTEPTALLDAMGAALRFDVADDEQSVQLQELLRSDKADGEVVSEITGLDEQHPLHAAFADRVRQARA